A single window of Rubripirellula lacrimiformis DNA harbors:
- a CDS encoding family 16 glycoside hydrolase, which translates to MFSRTFALWLAITATFALQLASANADVTDPDFLVQGEYVGDQTGMQVVAIGDGEFDLVIYEGGLPGAGAKTTPPRRIEGDSQIVADLAESMGLAKINRTSPTLGAAAPAGAIALFDGTADSIDQHWESGNRTDEGWLAEGSMTKRKFRDYKLHVEFRTPWMPKASGQQRGNSGVYHQGRYETQVLDSFGLEGKDNEAGGIYEISSPSTNACFPPLSWQTYDVDFTAARFDDAGKKTADARMTVRLNGIIVQNDVAVPRATRAAKFPEGPQPGPIVLQNHGDPVRYRNLWIIPRDAEKEARRPIVPGFERFFAASPQPSTDGGELLISSLACNACHAGLQSPALPQQQGPDLSHVASRVRADALVAMIANPHATKPGTTMPDPWPGMDDKDRQARAAAIASYLIDSQNETLIERATTESMAQRGDHLYHSVGCAACHPSFNGSPTPPSTSVPLGDLASKYTLVSLARFLQNPHAVRPGHRMPALVGSPDEAFAIAAFLTGDVSIQPGSARFRRQIYRGNWKKLPDFSQLEPVTTDEVTELKIDDISPKNNYAVVFQAELPIASDGNYTFKLTSDDGSVLLIDGHRLDNDSIHPEKTAEATYELAAGVYPIEVQFFDGGGEAALRLEVNDPQFGTSDISQVISDADNVDFLPSKFVVDPALVDQGRQWFAGSGCKNCHALDDGPKSTLSAPALADMQIGRGCMSEVIPAGSMDYELNLSQLSAITAKIESLRHPASAGQTESAGQTASTERDAAANVHLTMATLNCYACHERGKLGGPELSRDAIFQTTTPEMGLEGRLPPALDGVGDKLNDEYFAKVVGEGANLRDYMLTRMPAFGYEPLRSFHQDVNAIDRRDDMQPAEHTDSPAKVLAAGRRAVGNKGLACIKCHSFGSEKGGGIGAIDMLQMTNRLRVEWFHRYLQDPTGYRPGTRMPNSFVDGKSSLADLYHGDPTLQIDAMWQYLGQGEKAKEPVGLKQSAIILAAGSKPLIYRNFFVGLSGRGIAVAYPDHMNLIWDAESMTMARIWRHSFIDASKHWVGRGQGNQEPLGDSIVQWESATPLAIIDSIDADWPSQPGRQRGYRFSGYRLDSSGNPTFQYSIGDVTVTDTPIPRPTPDDSGFDRHVTIDRSSSPSDATMVWQAATGDITAIDGGFQIGNQSTISFDGASPELISTGDSQSLRIAIPPGSKTTFTETIRW; encoded by the coding sequence ATGTTTTCGCGTACTTTCGCACTATGGCTGGCCATCACAGCCACCTTTGCACTCCAACTTGCGTCTGCCAACGCCGACGTTACAGATCCTGATTTCCTAGTCCAAGGCGAATATGTCGGCGACCAAACGGGGATGCAGGTCGTTGCGATTGGCGACGGCGAGTTCGATTTGGTGATCTACGAGGGTGGTCTGCCGGGTGCCGGGGCCAAGACCACGCCTCCGCGGCGAATCGAGGGCGACAGCCAGATCGTTGCCGATTTGGCCGAGTCGATGGGGCTAGCGAAAATCAATCGCACCAGCCCGACGCTGGGCGCTGCCGCACCGGCGGGCGCGATCGCCCTGTTCGATGGAACCGCCGATTCGATCGACCAGCACTGGGAATCCGGCAACCGAACCGACGAAGGTTGGTTGGCCGAAGGATCCATGACCAAACGCAAATTCCGCGACTACAAGCTGCACGTGGAATTCCGAACCCCTTGGATGCCGAAGGCCAGCGGCCAGCAGCGAGGCAACAGCGGTGTCTACCACCAGGGCCGATACGAAACCCAGGTGCTGGATTCGTTTGGACTCGAAGGCAAAGACAACGAAGCCGGTGGCATCTACGAGATCAGTTCCCCCAGCACCAATGCGTGCTTCCCGCCGCTTTCCTGGCAAACCTACGATGTCGATTTCACTGCCGCTCGGTTTGACGACGCGGGCAAGAAAACCGCCGACGCCCGCATGACGGTGCGGCTGAACGGCATCATCGTCCAGAACGATGTCGCTGTCCCACGTGCAACGCGGGCCGCGAAGTTCCCCGAGGGCCCGCAGCCGGGCCCCATCGTTCTGCAGAACCACGGCGACCCGGTCCGCTATCGCAACCTGTGGATCATCCCTCGCGATGCCGAAAAAGAAGCCCGCCGACCGATCGTCCCCGGTTTCGAACGATTTTTTGCCGCCAGCCCGCAACCATCAACCGACGGCGGCGAACTGCTGATCAGTTCGTTGGCGTGCAATGCTTGCCACGCGGGGCTTCAATCGCCGGCGCTGCCGCAGCAACAAGGCCCCGACCTCAGCCACGTCGCCAGCCGGGTTCGCGCGGACGCACTGGTCGCCATGATCGCCAACCCGCACGCCACCAAACCCGGCACGACGATGCCCGATCCATGGCCGGGAATGGATGACAAAGATCGCCAAGCGCGTGCGGCCGCCATTGCCAGCTACCTGATCGACAGCCAAAACGAAACTTTGATCGAACGGGCCACCACCGAGTCGATGGCCCAGCGCGGCGACCACCTGTATCACAGCGTGGGTTGTGCCGCATGCCACCCCAGTTTCAACGGGTCCCCCACGCCCCCGTCGACCTCCGTGCCGCTGGGTGACTTGGCATCGAAATACACCTTGGTGTCCTTGGCGCGTTTCCTACAAAACCCACACGCGGTTCGGCCCGGGCACCGCATGCCAGCGTTGGTCGGTTCGCCGGATGAAGCCTTCGCGATTGCCGCCTTCCTGACCGGTGATGTTTCCATCCAACCGGGCAGCGCACGCTTTCGCCGTCAAATCTATCGCGGAAACTGGAAGAAGCTTCCCGACTTTTCCCAACTAGAACCGGTTACCACCGACGAAGTCACCGAACTGAAAATCGACGACATATCGCCAAAGAACAACTATGCGGTTGTCTTCCAAGCAGAACTTCCGATCGCGTCCGACGGCAATTACACGTTCAAGTTGACCAGCGATGACGGCAGCGTCCTGCTGATCGACGGGCACCGTCTGGACAACGATTCCATCCACCCCGAAAAAACCGCCGAAGCGACTTACGAACTTGCCGCCGGGGTTTACCCGATCGAGGTTCAATTCTTTGACGGCGGCGGCGAAGCGGCATTGCGATTAGAAGTCAATGATCCGCAGTTTGGCACCAGCGACATTTCCCAGGTCATCTCGGACGCGGACAATGTCGACTTCCTGCCCAGCAAGTTTGTGGTCGACCCGGCCTTGGTGGACCAGGGCCGTCAGTGGTTCGCAGGTTCGGGCTGCAAAAATTGCCACGCCCTGGACGATGGTCCCAAGTCGACCTTGTCGGCGCCGGCCTTGGCCGACATGCAAATCGGGCGCGGATGCATGTCCGAGGTCATCCCGGCCGGGTCGATGGATTATGAACTGAACCTATCCCAGCTTTCCGCCATCACGGCCAAGATCGAATCCCTGCGTCACCCAGCGTCAGCCGGTCAAACGGAGTCAGCCGGTCAAACGGCGTCGACCGAACGCGACGCCGCCGCCAACGTGCACCTGACGATGGCCACCCTGAATTGTTACGCCTGTCATGAACGCGGCAAACTTGGCGGCCCAGAACTCTCGCGCGATGCGATCTTCCAAACCACGACGCCAGAGATGGGGCTGGAAGGCCGATTGCCGCCGGCACTGGACGGGGTCGGCGATAAACTGAACGACGAATATTTTGCCAAGGTCGTCGGTGAAGGAGCCAATCTTCGCGACTACATGCTGACCCGCATGCCAGCCTTTGGTTACGAACCACTTCGATCATTCCACCAAGATGTCAACGCGATCGATCGTCGCGATGACATGCAACCAGCCGAACATACCGATTCGCCCGCCAAAGTACTGGCCGCCGGGCGTCGGGCAGTCGGCAACAAGGGGTTGGCGTGCATCAAGTGCCACAGCTTTGGCAGTGAAAAAGGTGGCGGCATCGGTGCCATCGACATGCTGCAGATGACCAATCGACTGCGAGTGGAATGGTTCCACCGATACCTACAGGACCCGACGGGCTATCGCCCGGGAACGCGGATGCCCAACAGCTTTGTGGATGGAAAGTCGTCGCTTGCCGACCTCTACCACGGCGACCCTACACTGCAGATCGATGCGATGTGGCAATACCTCGGCCAAGGCGAAAAAGCCAAGGAACCCGTCGGCCTGAAACAGTCGGCGATCATCCTGGCCGCCGGATCCAAACCGTTGATCTATCGCAACTTTTTCGTCGGCCTTAGCGGCCGTGGCATCGCGGTTGCCTACCCCGATCACATGAATCTGATTTGGGATGCCGAATCAATGACGATGGCCCGCATTTGGCGGCACAGTTTCATCGATGCATCGAAACACTGGGTTGGCCGTGGTCAGGGGAACCAGGAACCGCTGGGCGATTCAATCGTCCAATGGGAATCAGCGACGCCTTTGGCGATCATCGATTCGATCGACGCCGATTGGCCCAGCCAACCGGGACGCCAACGGGGTTATCGGTTCAGCGGTTACCGCCTAGACAGTTCCGGAAACCCAACGTTCCAGTATTCCATCGGCGACGTCACCGTCACCGACACACCGATCCCTCGACCGACACCGGACGATTCCGGTTTCGACCGTCACGTGACCATTGATCGGTCGTCGTCCCCATCGGATGCAACCATGGTATGGCAAGCCGCCACCGGTGACATCACCGCCATCGATGGTGGTTTCCAAATCGGGAACCAGTCCACGATTTCCTTCGACGGCGCGTCCCCTGAATTGATCTCTACCGGCGACAGCCAATCGCTACGAATCGCGATTCCGCCTGGTAGCAAAACAACCTTTACCGAAACCATCCGCTGGTAA
- a CDS encoding DUF7133 domain-containing protein, with protein MKSIHFTIAALAICLAPSLGITQSPTESDYYKITTFETPEGEVIEACGFQWMPDGRVAVCSRRGDIFMIANPLAEQVTADQFSLFARGLHEPLSLAEKDGWLYATQRPEITRMKDEDGDGSADVFETYADGWGISGDYHEYAFGSKFDADGNLAITLCLTGSFSSVVPFRGWAMQITPDGETIPLSSGVRSPGGMGANLAGDIFYTDNQGPWNGTCGLKVLGSGKFMGHPGGLKWYELAESAIGPQPLAPESGSRIPIQVDRIEQFVPPAILFPYDKMGKSASGIACDTSAGKFGPFAGQMFVSDQTQSRLMRVFLEKVNDTYQGACIPFLSGFASGNVGTEMTPSGAMFVGGTNRGWGSTGNKPFAVQRVDWTGKVPFEIHEMRLRPDGFELTFTHPVDEATASDASHFKMTTYAYEYREQYGSPEVDHTEPTIQSATVSPDKKSVRLVIDGLQRGHVHELHADGVRDQTGNPLLHAEAYYTVNQLRN; from the coding sequence ATGAAATCAATTCACTTCACCATCGCTGCGCTGGCTATCTGCCTAGCGCCGTCGCTTGGAATCACTCAATCGCCGACCGAAAGCGATTATTACAAGATCACCACTTTCGAGACTCCCGAAGGCGAGGTGATCGAGGCCTGCGGTTTTCAGTGGATGCCCGATGGGCGTGTGGCGGTTTGTTCGCGCCGCGGCGACATCTTCATGATCGCTAACCCGCTTGCCGAACAGGTCACGGCCGATCAATTCAGTCTGTTTGCACGCGGCCTTCATGAACCGCTAAGTTTGGCCGAAAAAGACGGCTGGCTGTACGCGACCCAACGCCCCGAAATCACTCGCATGAAGGACGAAGACGGCGACGGATCGGCGGATGTCTTCGAGACTTATGCCGACGGCTGGGGCATCTCGGGTGACTACCACGAATACGCATTCGGATCCAAGTTTGACGCCGATGGCAACCTGGCGATCACCCTTTGTTTGACCGGTTCGTTTTCCAGCGTTGTTCCGTTCCGTGGCTGGGCGATGCAAATCACACCGGATGGCGAAACGATCCCGTTGTCCAGTGGCGTGCGTTCGCCGGGCGGAATGGGCGCCAACTTGGCCGGCGACATTTTCTATACCGACAACCAAGGACCCTGGAACGGCACCTGCGGATTGAAGGTCTTGGGGTCAGGCAAATTCATGGGGCACCCCGGCGGGTTGAAGTGGTACGAACTTGCCGAATCAGCCATCGGACCGCAGCCGCTGGCACCCGAAAGCGGAAGTCGCATTCCCATCCAAGTCGATCGCATCGAACAATTCGTCCCCCCGGCCATCTTGTTCCCCTACGACAAGATGGGCAAAAGCGCATCGGGCATCGCATGCGATACCAGCGCAGGAAAGTTTGGCCCCTTCGCAGGTCAAATGTTCGTCAGCGACCAAACGCAAAGCCGATTGATGCGTGTGTTCTTGGAAAAGGTCAACGACACCTACCAAGGTGCGTGCATCCCGTTTCTAAGCGGATTCGCATCTGGCAATGTGGGCACCGAAATGACACCTTCGGGTGCCATGTTTGTCGGCGGCACGAACCGCGGTTGGGGATCCACCGGCAACAAACCCTTTGCGGTCCAACGAGTGGATTGGACCGGCAAAGTCCCGTTCGAGATCCATGAAATGCGACTGCGGCCCGATGGATTCGAACTGACATTCACGCACCCCGTGGACGAAGCGACCGCGTCGGATGCAAGTCACTTCAAAATGACGACCTATGCGTACGAGTATCGTGAACAGTACGGCAGCCCCGAAGTCGATCACACCGAACCGACGATCCAGTCGGCCACCGTGTCACCGGATAAGAAATCGGTGCGATTGGTCATCGATGGCCTGCAACGTGGCCATGTCCATGAACTGCACGCCGATGGCGTTCGCGACCAAACCGGAAACCCGCTGCTGCATGCCGAAGCCTACTACACCGTGAACCAACTGCGTAATTGA
- a CDS encoding DUF4153 domain-containing protein, with the protein MTTGEVPQPTKPATVDTASVDRANVDSVRIDAAPLAGREIVAAILWMILADVFLFRAVGFSGPAVFLAAAPILFVALFPNLLARTSARWTIGIMAVVVARLIWLGSAWTLVSGIVLVVAISMIAAGSVPMVLEGIVLASRSLLDGAVRLGQSRLPQQLGGGAGAKVAQRLLSILLPIVAAGVFGAIFLFANPDLLERFSARLMDAIDGLFQWANRFSAWEIPFCIAALLIGIGLMRPALPLIRFGTLKSDSTPPSSQTHSPWFAAFRNTLVTVIVLFAVYLGFEWLTLWRREFPAGFYYAGYAHQGAAWLTVALALATGMLSLIFRGSILADPRLASLKRLTWVWSGANLLLAVAVYNRLLIYVGYNGMTQMRTVGFFGITLVVIGFALVLYKIRRGRNFWWLIRTQLVALVLTIIAYSVFPVDYVTSRYNASRVAQGYLPPSVMIAVKPTNDEGVAPLLDLVDCEDEIIREGVLAILAQRHSGLQYLARQHGGAHWTAYQGSQSWLRNQLAANASKWSEFESHDKRSDAIRRFEEYAMQWY; encoded by the coding sequence ATGACAACGGGTGAAGTTCCACAGCCGACGAAGCCCGCCACGGTCGATACGGCCAGCGTAGATAGAGCCAACGTCGACTCGGTTCGCATCGACGCGGCGCCGTTGGCTGGCCGAGAAATAGTGGCGGCCATCTTATGGATGATTTTGGCCGATGTGTTCCTCTTTCGCGCCGTCGGCTTTTCGGGGCCGGCTGTGTTCCTGGCGGCGGCCCCAATTCTGTTCGTCGCCCTATTCCCCAACCTACTTGCCCGCACCTCGGCGCGATGGACGATCGGGATCATGGCGGTCGTGGTGGCTCGTTTGATTTGGCTGGGATCGGCATGGACACTGGTTTCGGGAATCGTTTTGGTGGTTGCGATTTCGATGATCGCGGCAGGTAGTGTTCCGATGGTGCTAGAGGGGATCGTGCTGGCGTCGCGTTCGTTATTGGACGGGGCGGTTCGCTTGGGACAGTCCCGTCTACCGCAACAACTCGGTGGCGGTGCCGGCGCAAAGGTGGCTCAGCGTTTGCTTTCGATCCTGCTGCCGATCGTGGCGGCAGGCGTGTTCGGGGCCATCTTCCTGTTCGCCAATCCCGACTTGCTGGAACGATTTTCCGCACGGCTAATGGACGCGATCGACGGACTGTTTCAATGGGCGAACCGATTTTCGGCCTGGGAGATTCCGTTCTGCATCGCGGCACTGCTGATCGGCATCGGACTGATGCGTCCCGCATTGCCATTGATCCGGTTTGGAACCTTGAAATCGGATTCGACTCCGCCGTCTTCGCAAACCCATTCGCCGTGGTTCGCGGCGTTTCGGAACACCCTGGTGACCGTGATCGTGTTGTTTGCGGTCTACCTTGGTTTCGAATGGCTGACACTGTGGCGACGCGAATTCCCGGCAGGGTTCTATTACGCCGGATACGCGCACCAGGGTGCCGCTTGGCTGACGGTCGCACTGGCGTTGGCCACGGGGATGCTATCGCTGATCTTTCGTGGATCGATCCTGGCCGATCCGCGCCTCGCTTCGCTGAAACGGCTGACCTGGGTTTGGTCAGGCGCCAACTTGTTGCTGGCCGTCGCCGTCTACAACCGACTGTTGATTTACGTTGGTTATAACGGGATGACGCAGATGCGAACCGTTGGATTCTTTGGCATCACGCTGGTGGTGATCGGTTTTGCCTTGGTGCTGTACAAGATCCGCCGTGGTCGTAATTTCTGGTGGCTGATCCGAACTCAGTTGGTCGCCTTGGTGTTGACGATCATCGCCTACAGCGTCTTTCCGGTCGACTACGTGACGAGCCGATACAACGCATCCCGTGTTGCCCAAGGCTATTTGCCTCCATCGGTCATGATCGCCGTCAAACCAACCAACGACGAGGGAGTTGCACCGCTGCTGGACCTGGTCGACTGCGAAGACGAAATCATCCGCGAAGGCGTGTTGGCGATCCTGGCCCAGCGACACTCAGGACTACAGTATTTGGCACGCCAGCACGGCGGCGCCCACTGGACCGCTTACCAGGGCAGCCAAAGCTGGCTGCGCAATCAGCTGGCCGCCAACGCGTCGAAGTGGTCCGAGTTCGAATCCCATGACAAGCGAAGCGATGCGATCAGAAGGTTCGAAGAATACGCGATGCAGTGGTACTGA
- a CDS encoding DUF5722 domain-containing protein, translated as MTNPTFRSTLGMAVLAAWGVLVLATDGYAVQWERLPGLDHDVDVRALDGDSDGIGNDNDRQARAGWEITTTGNDPYIVGRLSQPLKPEHQILQFDYFCPDGVRNMSGFYGPGIRSVDSFDLPPLDVAEGWVTYRARLPDAGQRVLAGRATQLRLDLGIQAGVRLRIRNLVVRVATDIEKLADAQRQLDRQAKLEFADQLRQDRERDYPMSIEDVVVRADTIRIRGQGQAPVDAAVRLVERPLHLIGRADQRTTDLGPVVSSQGPAGHFDIEVPRIVDGRDRFHSAWRLIGQAADATAGSGRALSSRAYATKIEPVDDDYADARPIPSSQKGLSGFSRRGPESDLVDLGIDAVTINVLLSRFVTSSGGPGRQRIAAPGDPVYFDSRPFGDLDPLIDFACRSQMVVSAILLIPTPRQASANAPLVHPDCDGGTYAMPDLTTDRGVAIYAEVLRRLADRYRHTGRAPGGITNWIAHNEIDFHTVWTNMGRQPRELVIETYYRSMRMIHNAAVQSNPHARVFASLTHHWNVPDDGQWKQLSPKEVIEGLQHRSRVEGDFAWGVAYHPYPRSLFAPVAWNDVAEAPGEVRDDLDTPLITIENLEVLVRFLRQPSMLGTRGNVRPVILSEQGFHTDDRPDAQDRQAGSLLYAMQKVRSLPIIESFLYHRWIDHPQEGGLMLGLRGLPSKQHPYGEKKKSWYLYQAFGSPQEATVAAGLPHP; from the coding sequence ATGACCAATCCTACGTTTCGATCGACCTTGGGGATGGCTGTCTTGGCCGCTTGGGGTGTGCTTGTTTTGGCAACCGATGGCTATGCCGTCCAGTGGGAGCGGTTGCCTGGCCTGGATCATGATGTGGATGTGCGGGCGTTGGACGGCGATTCCGATGGAATCGGAAATGACAACGATCGCCAAGCCCGGGCGGGTTGGGAAATCACCACCACCGGCAACGATCCCTACATCGTCGGTCGTTTGTCACAGCCTTTAAAGCCCGAACATCAAATATTGCAGTTCGACTATTTCTGTCCCGATGGCGTGCGAAACATGTCGGGGTTCTACGGACCGGGGATACGCAGTGTCGACAGTTTTGACCTGCCGCCTTTGGATGTTGCCGAGGGATGGGTGACCTATCGGGCACGGTTGCCCGACGCGGGCCAGCGAGTCTTGGCCGGCCGCGCGACGCAGCTGCGTCTGGATCTTGGGATTCAGGCTGGCGTGCGGCTTCGAATTCGCAATCTGGTCGTGCGAGTTGCTACCGACATTGAAAAGCTGGCAGACGCGCAGCGGCAACTGGATCGGCAAGCCAAACTGGAATTTGCCGATCAATTACGCCAGGACCGCGAACGTGACTACCCGATGTCGATCGAAGACGTCGTCGTCCGCGCCGACACGATCCGCATCCGTGGCCAAGGACAAGCACCGGTCGACGCCGCGGTCCGTTTGGTTGAACGACCGCTTCACCTGATCGGCCGTGCGGATCAGCGAACCACAGACCTGGGGCCGGTCGTGTCATCGCAGGGACCAGCGGGCCATTTCGACATCGAGGTACCCCGGATCGTCGATGGACGCGACCGGTTTCATAGCGCGTGGCGTTTGATCGGTCAGGCGGCGGATGCAACGGCCGGGTCGGGGCGGGCGTTGTCGTCCAGAGCGTACGCCACCAAGATTGAACCGGTCGACGACGACTATGCCGATGCCAGACCGATTCCGTCATCCCAAAAAGGGCTTAGCGGTTTCAGCCGGCGTGGTCCCGAAAGTGATCTGGTTGATTTGGGAATCGATGCGGTCACGATCAATGTTTTGCTGAGCCGGTTTGTGACTTCATCAGGCGGTCCCGGTCGCCAACGGATCGCTGCGCCAGGCGACCCTGTCTACTTTGATTCACGTCCCTTCGGCGATCTGGATCCGCTGATCGATTTTGCGTGTCGGTCGCAGATGGTCGTGTCGGCGATCTTGTTGATCCCCACGCCACGCCAAGCGTCGGCCAATGCACCACTGGTTCATCCGGACTGCGATGGTGGCACCTACGCGATGCCGGACTTGACGACCGACCGTGGGGTGGCGATCTATGCCGAAGTGCTGCGGCGGTTGGCGGATCGTTATCGTCATACCGGTCGGGCTCCGGGAGGCATCACCAACTGGATCGCTCATAACGAGATCGACTTCCACACGGTGTGGACCAACATGGGAAGACAGCCGCGTGAACTGGTCATCGAAACCTACTATCGATCGATGCGGATGATTCACAATGCGGCCGTCCAGTCCAACCCACACGCTAGGGTTTTCGCATCCCTGACCCATCACTGGAACGTGCCGGACGACGGTCAATGGAAACAGTTATCGCCCAAGGAAGTGATCGAAGGATTGCAGCATCGCAGTCGTGTCGAAGGCGATTTTGCGTGGGGTGTGGCCTACCATCCCTATCCTCGAAGCCTGTTTGCCCCGGTCGCTTGGAACGACGTTGCCGAGGCACCCGGCGAGGTTCGCGATGATCTGGACACGCCGCTGATCACCATCGAAAACTTGGAAGTCTTGGTTCGGTTCCTGCGTCAGCCATCGATGTTAGGCACGCGCGGGAACGTCCGCCCGGTGATCCTTAGCGAACAGGGATTCCACACCGACGACCGACCGGATGCACAGGACCGTCAAGCCGGATCGCTGCTGTACGCGATGCAAAAGGTGCGGAGTTTGCCAATCATCGAATCGTTCCTGTATCACCGTTGGATCGACCATCCACAGGAAGGCGGACTGATGTTGGGACTGCGTGGGTTGCCTTCGAAGCAGCATCCCTACGGCGAAAAAAAGAAGTCATGGTACCTGTATCAAGCATTCGGTAGTCCCCAGGAAGCCACCGTCGCAGCCGGGCTGCCCCATCCGTAG
- the nth gene encoding endonuclease III produces the protein MKKQQRADLVQQRLADLYPDPPIPLDHKDEFTLLVAVLLSAQCTDKKVNEVTPELFRQGPTPEKMRDLGEPAILQIIRPLGLSKQKAKHVAKLSEIIVDQHDSKVPQSFEGLEALPGVGHKTASVVMSQAFGVPAFPVDTHIHRLAQRWGLSSGKSVVQTERDLKNLFPESTWNDLHLQIIFYGRQHCTARGCDGTKCGLCQELYPRRKTPVVWIKP, from the coding sequence ATGAAAAAGCAACAGCGAGCCGACTTGGTCCAACAACGTTTGGCCGACCTGTATCCCGACCCACCGATCCCGCTGGACCACAAGGATGAATTCACGTTGTTGGTGGCGGTGCTGTTGAGCGCCCAATGCACCGATAAGAAAGTCAACGAGGTCACCCCGGAACTATTCCGCCAAGGACCGACACCAGAAAAAATGCGTGACTTGGGCGAACCGGCGATCCTGCAGATCATTCGTCCGCTGGGCCTGTCAAAACAAAAGGCCAAACATGTGGCCAAGCTGTCCGAAATCATCGTGGACCAGCACGACAGCAAGGTCCCGCAATCCTTCGAAGGGCTGGAGGCATTGCCCGGCGTCGGACACAAAACAGCCAGCGTTGTGATGTCCCAAGCGTTCGGGGTGCCCGCGTTCCCCGTCGACACCCACATCCACCGACTGGCCCAACGTTGGGGATTGTCCAGCGGCAAAAGCGTCGTCCAGACCGAACGGGATCTGAAAAATCTGTTCCCCGAATCAACCTGGAACGACCTGCATCTACAGATCATCTTCTATGGCCGCCAACACTGCACCGCGCGCGGTTGCGACGGTACCAAGTGCGGACTTTGCCAAGAACTGTACCCGCGCCGAAAGACGCCTGTGGTTTGGATCAAACCATAG
- the proB gene encoding glutamate 5-kinase — protein MNQSPDLPNQARLEAINDATCVVVKVGTRVLTTPDGKLDRRRIDILASQLCRLADTDRQVLLVSSGAVGAGVGKLGLEERPTGLSQLQAIAAIGQTDLIQAYEMSLALKGRHAAQVLLTAADLRRRTGYLHVRNALTQIHAFGAIAIINENDSVAVSELKTTFGDNDRLAAQVAGLLVDALLIILSDIEGLYDGPPSDPASTRIDVVEAIDDRILGFAHDRLSKSSKGGMASKLKAAKLATRHGHPTIIAPGRDDHVLDKIFAGESVGTLFLARKHTIRGRRRWIGAAATVAGSLQLDAGAADALATRGSSLLAVGVTAVNGSFGRGSIVAMLDPWGNEVARGLCNYRSSEVEKILGQPSDRISELLGHCPYDNVVHRDNLVLTEAVRRR, from the coding sequence ATGAATCAAAGCCCAGACTTGCCGAACCAAGCCCGACTAGAAGCGATTAACGACGCCACTTGCGTCGTCGTGAAGGTAGGCACACGCGTCCTGACGACTCCCGATGGGAAGTTAGATCGCCGCCGAATCGATATTTTGGCCAGCCAACTGTGCCGCCTTGCCGACACCGATCGGCAGGTTTTGCTGGTCAGTAGCGGTGCCGTTGGTGCCGGGGTCGGGAAATTGGGCCTGGAAGAAAGGCCCACGGGCCTATCCCAGTTGCAGGCGATCGCGGCGATCGGGCAAACCGACCTGATCCAAGCCTACGAGATGTCGTTGGCACTGAAAGGTCGTCACGCGGCACAGGTGTTGTTGACCGCGGCGGATTTGCGGCGTCGGACCGGGTACCTGCACGTTCGCAACGCGCTGACCCAAATTCACGCCTTCGGCGCGATTGCGATCATCAACGAGAACGATTCGGTTGCCGTTTCGGAACTGAAAACCACCTTTGGCGACAATGACCGCTTGGCCGCTCAGGTCGCCGGACTGTTGGTGGACGCACTGTTGATCATCCTGTCGGATATCGAAGGGCTGTACGATGGTCCGCCCAGTGATCCGGCTAGCACGCGGATCGATGTGGTCGAAGCAATCGACGATCGGATTCTGGGGTTCGCCCATGACCGACTGAGCAAGTCCAGCAAGGGCGGCATGGCCAGCAAGTTAAAAGCGGCCAAGTTGGCGACCCGACATGGGCACCCCACGATCATTGCGCCCGGTCGGGATGATCATGTCTTGGACAAGATCTTTGCCGGCGAATCGGTCGGGACACTGTTCTTGGCGCGAAAGCATACGATCCGGGGACGTCGTCGTTGGATCGGTGCGGCCGCCACGGTCGCCGGCAGTTTGCAACTGGACGCCGGTGCCGCCGATGCGCTGGCCACCCGCGGCAGCAGTTTGCTGGCTGTGGGCGTGACGGCAGTCAATGGATCCTTTGGACGCGGCAGTATCGTTGCGATGTTGGATCCCTGGGGCAACGAAGTCGCTCGCGGACTGTGCAATTACCGGTCGTCCGAAGTCGAAAAAATCCTGGGACAACCGAGCGACCGAATCAGCGAACTGCTGGGGCACTGTCCCTACGACAACGTGGTTCATCGCGACAACCTCGTGCTGACCGAAGCCGTCCGTCGGCGGTGA